Genomic DNA from Vanrija pseudolonga chromosome 3, complete sequence:
GCGTCGTCGaatcgtcgtcctcaagcTCTTCATCGCGCCTCACTCAcctctcctccgcctcccccctccccccctcttCTGTGcgtacacgccgccgccgccgccacgccgacgtcgtaACTGACCCCGACAACAGCACCATGTCCGCCATCCGCTCCGCGTCGGCCAACGTCGACTGGTCCAAGATCTACTCGGGTCTCGGCCTCAACAAGGGTGCGTTGGAGGTCCGGGTTCGGCGTGTTGTTACCGGAGCTGTGCCGATggcagcgacgcgctcgaTACTCGCCTGCTGGGCCCGCCCACACCCGCCCGCTAACACTTTCGCAGAGACTCTTACCGAACTCCAGGCGTTCCGTGCCCGCAACACCGCTGCCTTcaacaaggccgccgccatcaaggCTACCgtccccgagctcgacctcgcccactACAAGTCGGTCCTCAAGGACCAGTCTGTCATCCAGCAGGCCGAGAAGGTGCTTGCCGAGTTCAAGCCCGCCGACTACGACGTGTCCAAGTGGAACGGTGTCGTTGACGCGttcgagggcaaggccgtcgaggccgccaaggcgacCGTGACTAAGATCTCGTCCGAGGAGGAGTCGCTCAAGAAGACGCTCTCCAACATCCAGGACGCGCGCCCCTTCGAGGACctgaccgccgccgaggtcggccacgcccgccccgaGATCacccacgccgtcgagaccATGCTCAAGAAGGGCAAGTGGACCGTCCCCGGCTACCGCGAGACCTTTGGCGAGTTCTCGTTGATGTAAGGGaagcaacagcaacagcaacaacatcGCCACATCGTAGAAAACGCAGGGGCATATGCATCTGTGAGGAAGTGGGGGCGCGGggggagcgcgcgcgcgcgaggatggAGAGGATGGCGGGAAGAGGTGGAGATGGGCATGGGATGCGGATCGGGTGGAGGATTGCTGCAAGGAACGGCAGGCGAAGAAGAGAGGGGCGCCGCAGCTGTTGGTTCTCGTCGCTGCGTGTCGCCAGGCAGCTGTCACTCGAGAAGACGGTCCACGGCGAGATGTTTGCGTGTTTGTGCGCAGACGCGGCTGTCGTCATAGATGGGAAGGAGATCGGGTCGGTCGAGCGCATCAGTGTGGCGGGTGGCTGAggccatctcgtcgtcctttCAGCAAGGAGGCCATTTCCAAGCCGCGAGCCGCGTGCATGAAGAGCAGGAGTGGCCCGTCGTTGACACACCGGGGAGTCTGAGTACAGGAGCATGCGGCGTGGTGTCGTACTGCCCACTGGCTGGGCCGCTTGCCCTCACACGACGACCCAGCAcctcccccgcccaccaCTCCTGTTCCACTCCCTCGCTCTGTAATAACTCGTGCATTACGGTACTACGCTACTTTTTCTCTCGTGCATAGTAGCACATATACGACGGATGATAGTTGGCCGCGGGGGCTGCGGGCTGACTCGCCGCGCACACCTGCCAGCCATGTCTCGCGCACACCCACGGCGATGGCCTCCAACTCGCCCAggccaccccacccacgccactgctcgctcgctgcgctcgctcgcagcacCAGCCTACTTCATCTGGCGCTTCTGCATCTTGCGCatctcgcgcttgcgctcgagctcctcgaccttcttgagctccttctcCGAGAGCTGCGCAcgctcggccttcttcttggcgaGGCGCTTGTCCTCGGGCGTCTGCTCGGGAGGgctgtcctcctcgagctccttcttGTACTTGGAGTTGAGgctcgcgtcgacctcgacgcgcgtcTTGGCAATCTTGcgggcgacctcggccttgaggaggccgggcttgccctcgaggtcggcgaggttgagggcGACCTGGAGCcacgcggcgacggccgcctcctgctcggcgttGGTGGGCTTGTagacggcgagcgagatcTCGCGCGCCTTGTACTCGGGCTTGAGGGCGCCGCGCATGGGGCGCTCAGACGGCTGGTCAGTGATGATCAGGTACTTGAGGATGTCGGCAGCCAcggggtcggcgaggacctcgGTCACGCCGACGTTGGCCGTCTTGAACACGACGTCGTTGACATCCGAGTGCTCGGCAAAGACGGTGTGGGtcacgggcacggcggcggactCGTGGAGGCGGGGGAAGGACTGGGCGGGAGTGTCAGAATACATCCACAATGTCACTTGCTTCACCCACCAGATCATAACGCTgctccttgaccttcttgagCGAGTTCTTGTTGACCAGAGCCcagacgccgaggccctcgccctgcaggccagcggcgccgcggccgagggtAAGCCCGAACGTGAAGCCCTCGCTGATGTCGGCGGTGGGCTCGATGATGGACCAGGCAAACTCGTACACGAGGGTGATGATGTCGTGGTACGGAAGGAGCGTGAGGGTCGcgtggagcgcgaggacgttGCGCCGGCCGGTCGCGTACAGCAGGTggagcgccgagctcgacgggaCAGCGGGGCGGACGAGCGTGAACTGCGACTTGATGAGGGAGACGTAGGGGTCGTAGCTgcgaggcggggcgaggcgcgtcagcgccgagcgacGGTCAAGTGGTTAGGTGTCGAGAGTCGAGGCGCTGAGCAGCCCCACAGGCAGGCTCTCTCtcgcgcacgacctcgctcgctcgcgaccgcCTACGGCGGTCACTCGCCCCACACGCCACTCACAGCTTCTTTGCCCGTGCCGTGTTGTACGCCTTGCCGAGCAGATGCAGGATCACATagccgccgagcacggcgagcatGTAGCCCTCAAACTTGAAGGCGGCCGGGCGGAACGAGAACGCCTTCCAGCGGTACTCTACGCCGTCGTAGTCGCGCGAgagctgctgcggcgccgcgggcgtgagctgcgCAATGGCCTGGAGGATGCCGGACATTGTGTGGGGGGATGGGCCGATGgggagcaagcaagcaacgacgacgagagaTGAACACTGTCGTGCGTGTGGCCCACACCACACCGATGCGGGGCAGAaactcgcccgcccacccaaccacggccagcgcctcggcccgGCCCTGAacccggcgcggcggccccaGTGTCCTCCACTTTCTATTGGTTTCCGCCGTCCTGAGCTGAGCTGGCTGgccatgctgctgcttgctgctcctgccatggcgtgcgcggtgcgctcggcctgtgcggcggaggcggcgtgcgcaGAGTCGAGGCGAATGCATGCGGCGTGAGGGGTGTCTGGATGCGTTTGCTCAGCGCGGAGGGCGCTGGAAGCAGACTTCCTGACATGGGCCATTCATTCttcacgccgccgtcatACAACTCGATCCGGCGCGATTCCAGCAACACGACACAATCGCATTCAATGTCACGCGTCTATCTTCGCGGCAACAAGCATCACAGCCATCACAAATCACAGATTAGATTTCCGCAGAATCAGTCCCCCCCGCCTTAATGCAACAAGATAATGGTTGGTGTTGGTGCCATCTCCTCGGCGCTTCGCTTTCATTTCAAGATTCGCTAGCTAGTTCCTACAAACACCTTCCTTAGGCCGACGCGGCAGTCTCGCCAAGGCGAGGTCCGACGTCGAGAAGGTGCGTGAGGCGCTTCTCAGCAACCTTGATGGCCTCGCCCGGAACGACGCTCTTAGCGCCCTTGGCAAGCGAGACGGGCGCAGTGCCGTCGAGGAgaccaagctcggcgtccgaccAAACCTGCTGGACAGGCTCAGCGTTGGgggcgccgacaccggcacGGCCGCCAAGAGCAACCCAGTCAGCCTCGCGCTTGAGGTTGAGCTCGTTGAAGACCGAGTCAACcgactcgacgaggtgggcaaCCTGCTCGTGCGTGTGGCCGGGAGTGGGCGTAATGCGGAGACGCTCCTCACCCACAGGGACAGTGGGGTAGTTGATCGACTGGACGTAGATCTTGTGCTTGGAGAGGAGCATGTCCGaggcctccttggcgagggcggcgtcacCAACAAGCACGGGGATAATGTGCGAGGGGTTGGGGACGACGGGGATGCCGAGGTCCTTGAACTGGCCCTTGACCTCACGGGTGTTGAGCTGCTGGAGGCGACGGTCGCCGAGGAACTCGCGCTGGTAGGCGATCGAGGCCTGGGCACCAGCGACAATGGCAGGAGGAAGCGAGGTGGTGAAGATGAAGCCCGGGGCGTACGAGCGGACAACGTCGACCATGTCAGACGAGCCGGCAATGTAgccaccgacgacaccgTAGGCCTTGCCAAGGGTGCCGGTGATGATGTCGATACGGTCCTGGACCGAGCGACGGACAGGCTTGTTGGAGCCACGGGTGGCGTAGTGGGCAGCAAagtcgaggtgctcggcgacaCCGGCACCGGTGGGTCCGTAcatgccgacggcgtgaacctcgtcgaggaaggtgatGGCACCGTActcctcggcaaggtcaCAGATGCCCTCAATGGGGGCGACCGAACCACACATCGAGTAGACCGACTCAAAGGCAATGATCTTGGGGGTCTCCTTGGGGACAgtcttgagcttggcctcgaggtcggcgaggtcattGTGCTTGAAGATGACCTTCTTGGTACCAGAGTGACGGATACCCTGGATCATGGAGGCGTGGTTGAGGTTGTCCGAGAAGATGACGCAGCCAGGCagcttggcgccgagggtaGCAAGACAAGCGTCGTTGGCGACGTAGCAAGAAGAgaagacgagggcggcgtccTTTCGGTGAAGAccagcgagctcgtcctcgagcgagagGTGGAGAGCACCGTTGCCGGCAATGTTACGGGTgccaccagcaccggcaccgtAACGGTTGAGGGTACGAGACATCGTGTCAATAACAACAGGGTTCTTGCTCATGCCGAGATAGTCGTTGGAGCACCagacgtcgacctcctcggccgtgcTCTTGGTGTGAGCGACGGGGAACTTGGCCGCCATGCGGTTAATGTTGTTAAAGTAGCGGTACGACTTGTCCTTGTGCTTCTTgtcaagctcggcctggtAGAAGGTCTCGTAGTCAAAGCCCGAGGCGGGGGCCTTGGGCGAGGgcttctcgacggcggcggccttgaggtcggcctcgcgctgaGCGATGGACGCGGCCTCGCTGGCAGCCTTGGCGTGGGGGCACTTGCCAGTGGGGGTACCAGCGGGGTTGAAGGGGATGTCCTTGCTCTGGAAAGGATGTCAGCACGGACGCCTCGTAAAAATCGAGATGTCGGGCGGTCGGGTTGTTATTTACCCGACGCCTGCGCAAAATGCGCTAGGCAATGTTGCTGCTTACCTTGTGGATCTGCTCAACGTCACGGTTGCCAGCGACGGAAGCGTAgccgcgggcagcggcgcgcttcttggccATGAGCTGAGGGCCCATCATGGGGCACTGGGCAGCCTTGACCGTGAGGGCGGTCGCGCCCGTAGCGCTGGCACCGACCGAGGCAAGGTTGCGGAGAGTGGCCGGGGTCGAGTGCCCGAGGAAGGGGCAGACCGACGAGTAGCGGAGGAGGTTGGAGACGTGCATGATAGCGTTGAGTGTTGGTCTGTGTGTTTAGGGCGCGCTTTGGTATGCCAGCGTTGTCGTTGAGAGCCTCTGAGTGGTGTTTACAAGAGGGGGAGTTGGTATGGGGAAAGTGCGATGTGGAAAGCGACGTGGGGTGGTTAAGAAGgggggcgacgagcgcagaGGGAACTGTGTCGACGCTGGTTGGTTGGGCGGGCGCCGAGTAGGAAAAGGGAAGACTGACAGGAGGCTGCAGCCGGGCGGTAGGCGGAAGCAGATCGGTTGCAGCATCCAGGGCGCGGGCCACGACTCTGAACTTGAACCCCACGGTCGCATACTctccgcggcgacgccgcacTTGCAGCCCTTGCAGCCAACCAGGCTGGCGCTTATACAAATCCATCCAAGCAATGGCTCGATTCCGATGGACCCGACTTGTTCGTGAGTCCTGACGcaagccgcgccgcggcaagTGCCCGGAGAACCACTGTGATACTAAACTCGGGCCTGGGTCAGAATGGGCTCCCGCTCCATCCCAACCCATTGTGCATGCTGCGTGTCGGAGGTATTACACCAGTACGCGCGCACTGAAACGCGTCGACCGGCGACGGATCCTATCAGTAGAGATGTCTTGTCTGACATGTGTGCGTGATGTGACTTGCAAGGAGGTAAAGGGATGCGCGAGGCACCGCCAAGGCTGGtccggggtgggtggtgcgtCCAACGAACAGTGTCAGCGCCAATGGTCAAATGCGCCAGCCTGGGCTGAAGGGTTCGGGTTGCAAGCTGGTCTCACTCTGGAACAGGGTACACTGCAACCGCCGGTATCGATACC
This window encodes:
- the ATP7 gene encoding ATP synthase subunit d, mitochondrial, which gives rise to MSAIRSASANVDWSKIYSGLGLNKETLTELQAFRARNTAAFNKAAAIKATVPELDLAHYKSVLKDQSVIQQAEKVLAEFKPADYDVSKWNGVVDAFEGKAVEAAKATVTKISSEEESLKKTLSNIQDARPFEDLTAAEVGHARPEITHAVETMLKKGKWTVPGYRETFGEFSLM
- the SPBC2G5.01 gene encoding UPF0674 endoplasmic reticulum membrane protein, producing the protein MSGILQAIAQLTPAAPQQLSRDYDGVEYRWKAFSFRPAAFKFEGYMLAVLGGYVILHLLGKAYNTARAKKLYDPYVSLIKSQFTLVRPAVPSSSALHLLYATGRRNVLALHATLTLLPYHDIITLVYEFAWSIIEPTADISEGFTFGLTLGRGAAGLQGEGLGVWALVNKNSLKKVKEQRYDLSFPRLHESAAVPVTHTVFAEHSDVNDVVFKTANVGVTEVLADPVAADILKYLIITDQPSERPMRGALKPEYKAREISLAVYKPTNAEQEAAVAAWLQVALNLADLEGKPGLLKAEVARKIAKTRVEVDASLNSKYKKELEEDSPPEQTPEDKRLAKKKAERAQLSEKELKKVEELERKREMRKMQKRQMK
- the hem1 gene encoding 5-aminolevulinate synthase, mitochondrial — encoded protein: MHVSNLLRYSSVCPFLGHSTPATLRNLASVGASATGATALTVKAAQCPMMGPQLMAKKRAAARGYASVAGNRDVEQIHKSKDIPFNPAGTPTGKCPHAKAASEAASIAQREADLKAAAVEKPSPKAPASGFDYETFYQAELDKKHKDKSYRYFNNINRMAAKFPVAHTKSTAEEVDVWCSNDYLGMSKNPVVIDTMSRTLNRYGAGAGGTRNIAGNGALHLSLEDELAGLHRKDAALVFSSCYVANDACLATLGAKLPGCVIFSDNLNHASMIQGIRHSGTKKVIFKHNDLADLEAKLKTVPKETPKIIAFESVYSMCGSVAPIEGICDLAEEYGAITFLDEVHAVGMYGPTGAGVAEHLDFAAHYATRGSNKPVRRSVQDRIDIITGTLGKAYGVVGGYIAGSSDMVDVVRSYAPGFIFTTSLPPAIVAGAQASIAYQREFLGDRRLQQLNTREVKGQFKDLGIPVVPNPSHIIPVLVGDAALAKEASDMLLSKHKIYVQSINYPTVPVGEERLRITPTPGHTHEQVAHLVESVDSVFNELNLKREADWVALGGRAGVGAPNAEPVQQVWSDAELGLLDGTAPVSLAKGAKSVVPGEAIKVAEKRLTHLLDVGPRLGETAASA